One stretch of Armigeres subalbatus isolate Guangzhou_Male chromosome 2, GZ_Asu_2, whole genome shotgun sequence DNA includes these proteins:
- the LOC134216713 gene encoding uncharacterized protein LOC134216713, whose translation MPFAVVETVNARGCKELSVVPEKWLRTSRNGNILLWPNVKSIAEQEKLLQDENSCPKKSWLKFKCVVKRNSVSSFGAAKRVLDDLSGESSSDISELTRRKRKINREKDNFQKMLVLENSFVDDETQKNVPSNGISQALAPPTNGSVDIAGLWKENVQIVKNDVLLSVLEPSSSTPLAISREVTEQIGHTLQSELLPQVSSPATVLASPVVINRKSRENVQAHVEYEAPEVSTALPATPTTVITGLSSGANLPTVQYVTYNNVEEPVAFQADNAMLKETVNELRQMNQRLSLLEKRVANIHTQNEFILDAIQKGNVNTAEPQSFCFAAIDTEQKLAELETNLSDDDFRAKMVQWLQLRVSGDCADNRMLMVLDMLFDKQFQTKCTWTGASRKGPKVAVMTHRNVLQLFQQLGSDSTEVVTQKKLASFFMKKLKNSLKRLMASNIRQGTRHVRGKKQQKAGEKEVQPVDGSTVDSRNISEDRIDDDDKCHNELNSSDDVASSSVDSSDAIDHADIRSDWSDSDNSTE comes from the exons ATGCCATTCGCCGTCGTGGAAACCGTCAACGCTCGTGGATGTAAGGAGCTTTCAGTCGTTCCTGAAAAGTGGTTGCGAACCTCTCGCAATGGGAACATTCTGCTCTGGCCGAATGTGAAAAGCATTGCAGAGCAGGAGAAATTACTCCAGGACGAAAACAGCTGTCCGAAAAAGTCTTGGCTGAAATTCAAATGTGTAGTGAAACGAAATTCCGTATCATCTTTCGGAGCAGCGAAGCGTGTGCTTGACGATTTATCTGGAGAATCGTCGTCAGATATCAGTGAATTAACCCGGCGTAAGAGGAAAATCAATCGTGAGAAGGACAACTTTCAGAAGATGCTTGTTCTGGAAAACTCATTTGTCGATGAtgaaacacaaaaaaatgttccgAGTAATGGTATCTCACAAGCACTCGCACCACCAACCAATGGATCCGTTGATATTGCTGGGTTGTGGAAAGAAAATGTCCAAATTGTGAAGAATGACGTTTTGCTTTCAGTATTAGAACCCTCATCATCCACGCCGCTCGCTATATCTAGAGAAGTTACTGAACAAATTGGCCATACACTTCAATCAGAACTTCTACCACAAGTATCATCACCAGCCACTGTATTGGCCTCGCCTGTTGTCATCAATAGGAAGTCGCGTGAAAACGTACAAGCTCATGTGGAGTACGAAGCTCCGGAAGTGTCAACAGCGCTGCCAGCTACACCAACAACTGTTATCACGGGGCTGTCATCCGGAGCAAACTTGCCGACTGTCCAGTATGTGACGTACAACAACGTTGAGGAACCGGTTGCGTTTCAAGCAGATAACGCAATGCTGAAAGAAACAGTTAACGAGTTGCGTCAAATGAACCAACGACTGAGTCTGCTTGAAAAGAGGGTAGCGAATATCCATACCCAAAATGAATTTATCTTGGATGCCATCCAGAAAGGAAACGTAAACACTGCGGAACCACAGTCATTCTGTTTTGCAGCCATCGACACTGAACAAAAGCTAGCAGAGCTGGAAACAAATTTATCGGATGACGATTTCAGAGCGAAAATG GTTCAATGGTTGCAATTGCGCGTAAGCGGTGACTGCGCAGATAACCGCATGCTTATGGTCCTGGACATGTTGTTCGATAAACAATTTCAGACTAAATGCACTTGGACTGGTGCCAGCAGAAAAGGACCAAAGGTAGCAGTTATGACACATCGCAATGTACTGCAACTTTTTCAGCAACTTGGAAGTGACTCTACAGAGGTGGTTACACAAAAGAAGCTGGCGAGCTTCTTTATGAAAAAGCTTAAAAACTCGCTAAAACGGTTGATGGCCTCAAATATTCGTCAAGGAACTCGGCATGTGCGAGGGAAGAAACAACAAAAAGCAGGTGAAAAGGAGGTTCAACCTGTTGATGGATCGACTGTTGATTCAAGAAACATTTCAGAAGATCGAATTGATGACGATGACAAGTGCCACAATGAGCTTAACTCATCCGATGATGTAGCCAGTTCATCCGTAGATTCGTCGGACGCAATTGATCATGCTGACATTCGTTCCGACTGGAGTGACTCGGATAATTCTACTGAATAA